A part of Desulfobacter sp. genomic DNA contains:
- a CDS encoding TRAP transporter substrate-binding protein — protein sequence MALAAILVIFGGGAAVQAKTIKLTYANFFPPFHGQSILADSWCKEVEKRTNGAVKIDYYPGSTLAKPQQIYDAVAQGVADIGMTVLAYSRGRFPILGAVDLPFGYPDGVTATRVANAVLEKFDPEEFKDTKVMFLHAHGPGYINTVKDPIHSLEDLAGKKIRSTGMSTILVKALGASPVAQSMRDAYQSLQKKVVDGCAHPLEANKGWKLGEVVKYCVAENSVAYTTAMIVTMNKDKWAMLTPEQQKVILDINKEWQVKHGQAWDDIDKAGKAFFLEKGGEIITLAPAESKRWKAAVRPELMNYAEKLNKKGLKGTEVVNFIIDTLAASK from the coding sequence ATGGCGCTGGCAGCAATTCTAGTGATCTTCGGGGGAGGGGCTGCGGTTCAGGCAAAGACGATAAAGCTGACCTACGCCAACTTTTTTCCGCCCTTCCACGGCCAGTCCATCCTGGCCGACTCCTGGTGCAAAGAGGTGGAGAAACGGACCAACGGCGCCGTCAAAATCGACTACTACCCGGGCAGCACCCTTGCCAAACCCCAGCAGATCTATGACGCCGTGGCCCAGGGCGTTGCGGACATCGGCATGACCGTTCTGGCCTATTCCCGCGGCCGTTTCCCGATTCTGGGCGCTGTGGACCTTCCCTTTGGCTACCCCGACGGCGTCACCGCCACCCGCGTGGCCAATGCCGTCCTGGAAAAATTCGATCCTGAAGAATTCAAGGACACCAAGGTGATGTTCCTCCATGCCCACGGCCCCGGATATATCAACACCGTTAAAGACCCCATCCACTCCCTCGAGGACCTGGCCGGCAAAAAAATTCGCTCCACGGGCATGAGCACCATACTGGTCAAGGCCCTTGGCGCCTCTCCCGTGGCCCAGAGCATGCGGGACGCCTACCAGAGCCTGCAGAAAAAAGTGGTGGACGGCTGTGCCCATCCCCTGGAAGCCAATAAGGGCTGGAAGCTGGGCGAAGTGGTCAAGTACTGCGTGGCTGAAAATTCGGTTGCCTATACCACGGCCATGATCGTCACCATGAACAAGGACAAATGGGCCATGCTCACCCCTGAGCAGCAAAAAGTCATCCTGGACATCAACAAGGAATGGCAGGTCAAACACGGCCAGGCCTGGGATGATATTGACAAGGCTGGCAAGGCCTTCTTCCTGGAAAAAGGCGGAGAAATCATCACCCTTGCCCCGGCCGAATCAAAACGGTGGAAGGCTGCGGTCCGCCCCGAGCTGATGAACTATGCCGAAAAATTAAATAAAAAAGGACTCAAGGGAACTGAAGTTGTAAATTTCATCATTGATACACTGGCTGCATCAAAATAG
- a CDS encoding TRAP transporter small permease has protein sequence MKKIWVLMDKLQEKMKVLAAICLMGMCAVTCADVFLRGAFNIPIYGSEEIVAIFATLAIALALPYSHIKDVHIGVEILVRLLSKTVQDRLKIATLTCSLAIMGVLTWRMFIYAGSVAESGERSMNLELPMHYLVYVLAFCFLIFALMILRDITARFLKE, from the coding sequence ATGAAAAAAATATGGGTACTCATGGATAAATTGCAGGAAAAAATGAAAGTGCTTGCCGCCATCTGCCTCATGGGAATGTGTGCGGTCACCTGTGCCGATGTTTTCCTCCGGGGGGCATTCAATATCCCCATTTACGGGTCTGAAGAAATTGTGGCCATATTCGCGACACTGGCCATTGCTTTGGCGCTGCCCTACTCCCATATCAAGGATGTTCACATCGGTGTTGAAATACTGGTGCGGCTGCTGTCAAAAACCGTTCAGGACAGATTGAAAATAGCTACCCTGACCTGTTCTCTGGCCATCATGGGAGTGCTCACCTGGCGTATGTTCATCTATGCCGGCTCCGTGGCCGAATCGGGCGAGCGGTCCATGAACCTTGAGCTTCCCATGCATTATCTGGTCTATGTGCTGGCCTTTTGTTTCCTGATTTTCGCTTTAATGATCTTAAGGGATATCACCGCCCGCTTTTTAAAGGAGTAA
- a CDS encoding TRAP transporter large permease, whose protein sequence is MSPTTVGIIGIVTMLAIFMTKMPVAYVMTMVGFIGFGYLISFSGSMTMLPSNFYDSFSSYELTTIPLFVLMGQLAFNGGISRKLYNTAYSFLGNVQGGLAMATVSTCTAFGAVCGSSPATAATMATVGMPEMKRFGYADSLAAGSVASGGGLGMIMPPSVVLIIYGILTEQSIGALFVSGIFPAFLMTFLFIICVWATCKLDPTQGPRGEKFTLSQKIRALAGLADTLVVFLLVMSGLFYGFFTPTESAAVGVLGVLIVSVMRRQLTWKAFVKSLYETLQTSTMIMFLIAGAVIFGKFLAVTRIPFEVATWVGGFDLPPFMIMGIIVLIYFVGGCFMDSLGLIMLTIPIFYPIVVNLGYDPIWFGVIIVMVTEMGVITPPVGINVYVVYGVSRNVIGDISLESIFKGILPFLLTTAVGIVILILFPQIILFLPNLMY, encoded by the coding sequence ATGAGCCCCACCACCGTCGGTATCATCGGTATTGTGACCATGCTTGCCATTTTTATGACCAAGATGCCCGTGGCCTATGTGATGACCATGGTCGGCTTTATCGGTTTCGGTTACCTGATTTCCTTCTCCGGCAGCATGACCATGCTGCCCAGTAACTTTTACGACTCGTTCTCTTCCTATGAACTCACAACCATCCCCCTGTTTGTTCTCATGGGACAGCTGGCCTTTAACGGCGGCATCAGCCGGAAATTGTACAATACCGCATACAGCTTCCTGGGCAATGTCCAGGGCGGGCTGGCCATGGCAACGGTATCCACCTGCACCGCCTTTGGCGCGGTCTGCGGGTCCAGCCCGGCCACGGCAGCCACCATGGCCACGGTGGGGATGCCGGAAATGAAGCGGTTCGGATATGCCGACTCCCTTGCGGCAGGATCCGTGGCCTCGGGCGGGGGACTTGGGATGATCATGCCCCCCAGCGTGGTGCTGATCATCTACGGGATTCTGACGGAGCAGTCCATCGGGGCACTTTTTGTATCCGGAATTTTCCCGGCCTTTCTCATGACATTTCTCTTTATTATCTGTGTCTGGGCCACCTGTAAGCTGGATCCGACCCAGGGCCCCCGGGGGGAAAAATTCACCCTGTCCCAGAAGATCCGGGCCCTTGCCGGCCTGGCCGACACCCTGGTGGTCTTCCTCCTGGTCATGAGCGGGCTGTTCTACGGTTTTTTCACCCCGACCGAATCGGCAGCCGTGGGCGTCCTTGGGGTGCTCATCGTATCTGTCATGCGCCGGCAGCTGACCTGGAAGGCCTTTGTGAAATCCCTGTACGAAACCCTCCAGACCTCCACAATGATCATGTTCCTCATTGCCGGTGCCGTTATCTTCGGTAAATTCCTTGCCGTTACCCGGATTCCCTTTGAGGTAGCCACCTGGGTGGGCGGATTTGATCTTCCCCCCTTCATGATCATGGGCATTATCGTGCTGATCTATTTTGTGGGCGGATGCTTCATGGATTCGCTGGGACTGATCATGCTCACCATCCCCATATTCTATCCCATTGTTGTCAACCTGGGATACGACCCCATCTGGTTCGGGGTCATCATCGTGATGGTAACGGAAATGGGCGTTATCACCCCCCCTGTGGGAATTAACGTCTATGTGGTATACGGCGTATCCAGAAATGTGATCGGAGACATCTCCCTGGAATCCATTTTCAAAGGGATCCTCCCCTTCCTGCTGACCACCGCCGTGGGCATCGTCATCCTGATTCTCTTTCCCCAGATCATTCTGTTTCTGCCCAACCTGATGTATTGA
- a CDS encoding pentapeptide repeat-containing protein, producing the protein MTDIYKLGANELKITKPISVWKREIDIPREQLFAGLGKIGLKGISFDWAGVGEAAIETINGSGFAKKPGEIAFLLIYKSLISTIFNLAKEYEDLYDGKFDSSTFEKVSEKFEIEFEKIEITIDRSFFNRPGESEFLNKIRPLLKKWFIDFGVKQNDAHLISNRFNDFFVFALNDEWNNDQRYQSLLDFYSTPFIKATDESRGWQLYNQWLKKQIKDRMFAEHFGLEQIYIPLRGYHESKVDGDILTEKIVFDLETDFNEWVKNFSKKSCIRFLSGGPGSGKSSFAKIFAYRIANTTDITTVYIPLHIFDINVTLIDGMEKFVKYNRFIHQNPLDPKIGKKRLLIIFDGLDEIALQGKAAQDRANSFVEEILLRIPDGNKQGFKHQVLITGRPIAIQSIYNQLTQEKQITHILPYYFERKDHHAGPLKLLKLDQRALWWKNYGRLTKKNFTSVPDEISEISIDEVTAQPLLNYLVALTYISGQVTFSKDTNLNEIYRGLIKEVYERQYESGRKTVGELKENQFVRVLEEIALTMWKNGERRAHISNILEHCDNKKVKKHIQIFKEGAKAGITRLLTAFYFRQSDYKIHGNDTFEFTHKSFSEYLVSKRLCRFLRDVQYEFDLCDDDPTRKFEIEGILKKWLSFYSQTTLDSDILKYLKNEFKLIEVGNLIKYQKSISKLISYVINHGLPIIAMSEDLHFNDLIKLFKNSGEALLAVHFTLASITKKISDFEIISSSAFGNWMNLLRTQRAESKNTIGFQSLGYIDLQNQNIAFQDFYGAMLSHTNLERTNLMEANMVEAILTEANLKKANLTRVKMDRANLSKTDLSQASLNKASLMEASLPDAILKKADLRKANLRYANLVRADLSMANLEEANLEGAILIGANLTDTNFSEANLRGASMDAANALGANMAGAKR; encoded by the coding sequence GTGACAGATATATATAAATTAGGAGCTAATGAGCTTAAGATTACAAAACCGATTTCTGTTTGGAAAAGAGAAATTGATATACCAAGAGAACAACTATTTGCTGGGTTAGGTAAGATCGGTTTAAAGGGAATCTCGTTCGATTGGGCCGGTGTTGGTGAAGCTGCTATTGAAACGATTAATGGATCAGGTTTCGCAAAAAAACCAGGAGAAATTGCCTTTCTATTAATTTATAAATCACTTATCTCAACCATTTTTAATTTAGCTAAAGAATATGAGGATTTGTACGATGGCAAATTTGATAGTTCAACTTTTGAGAAAGTATCAGAAAAATTTGAAATCGAATTTGAAAAGATAGAAATTACAATTGATCGTAGCTTTTTTAATCGACCGGGTGAATCAGAATTTTTAAACAAAATAAGGCCACTACTAAAAAAATGGTTTATTGACTTTGGAGTCAAACAAAACGATGCTCATTTGATTTCAAATAGATTTAATGACTTTTTCGTTTTTGCTTTGAATGACGAATGGAACAATGATCAAAGATATCAATCTTTATTGGATTTTTATAGTACGCCATTTATAAAAGCTACTGATGAAAGTAGAGGGTGGCAACTATATAATCAATGGCTTAAAAAACAAATTAAAGATCGAATGTTTGCAGAACATTTTGGCCTTGAACAAATTTATATCCCTCTTAGGGGCTATCACGAAAGTAAGGTTGATGGGGACATCCTAACAGAAAAAATTGTTTTTGACCTTGAAACAGATTTTAATGAGTGGGTTAAAAATTTTTCTAAGAAGTCATGTATTCGTTTTCTAAGTGGAGGGCCGGGGTCTGGTAAATCATCATTTGCCAAAATTTTTGCTTATAGAATCGCAAATACCACCGATATTACAACAGTTTATATACCACTACATATATTTGACATAAATGTCACTTTAATTGATGGTATGGAAAAATTCGTTAAGTATAATAGGTTTATCCATCAAAATCCTTTAGACCCTAAAATAGGGAAGAAAAGACTTTTGATAATTTTTGATGGTTTAGATGAAATTGCACTTCAAGGCAAAGCAGCTCAGGATAGAGCTAATTCTTTTGTAGAGGAAATTTTACTTCGCATACCTGATGGAAACAAACAAGGTTTCAAACATCAAGTGCTAATCACAGGACGTCCTATAGCAATACAGTCAATTTACAATCAGCTTACTCAGGAAAAACAAATTACGCATATTCTGCCTTATTATTTCGAGAGAAAAGACCATCATGCTGGCCCCTTAAAATTGCTTAAATTGGATCAACGAGCATTGTGGTGGAAAAATTATGGGAGATTAACAAAAAAAAATTTTACTTCTGTACCAGATGAAATCTCAGAAATATCCATTGATGAAGTAACTGCCCAACCCCTTTTAAATTATTTAGTTGCACTAACTTATATTAGTGGACAGGTTACTTTCTCTAAAGACACCAACCTAAATGAAATTTATAGAGGTTTGATTAAAGAGGTATATGAGCGACAATATGAAAGTGGTCGTAAAACTGTTGGAGAACTAAAGGAAAATCAATTTGTTAGAGTTTTAGAAGAAATAGCGTTAACCATGTGGAAAAACGGTGAACGACGAGCTCACATCTCAAATATCTTGGAGCATTGTGATAATAAAAAAGTAAAAAAACACATTCAAATATTCAAAGAAGGGGCTAAAGCAGGCATTACAAGACTACTCACAGCCTTTTATTTTAGACAAAGTGACTATAAGATTCACGGAAACGATACATTTGAATTTACCCATAAGAGTTTTTCTGAATATTTGGTCTCAAAAAGATTATGTCGTTTTTTAAGGGATGTTCAATATGAGTTCGATTTATGCGATGACGACCCAACCAGAAAATTTGAGATAGAAGGAATTCTCAAAAAATGGTTAAGTTTTTATTCTCAAACCACTTTAGATTCAGACATTCTCAAATACCTAAAAAACGAATTTAAACTCATAGAAGTGGGGAACTTGATAAAATATCAGAAATCAATAAGTAAATTGATCTCTTATGTTATTAATCATGGTTTACCTATAATAGCCATGTCAGAAGATTTGCACTTTAATGATCTAATAAAATTATTTAAAAATTCAGGAGAGGCACTTTTAGCAGTCCATTTCACTTTAGCTTCAATTACAAAAAAAATCAGTGACTTTGAAATAATATCATCCTCGGCATTCGGTAATTGGATGAACCTACTCAGAACCCAAAGAGCAGAGAGTAAAAACACAATTGGTTTTCAGTCTCTTGGATATATAGACCTTCAAAATCAAAACATTGCTTTTCAGGATTTTTATGGAGCAATGCTATCTCATACAAATCTTGAGCGAACGAATCTCATGGAAGCAAATATGGTAGAAGCTATATTAACTGAAGCAAACCTTAAAAAGGCGAACCTAACAAGAGTGAAAATGGATAGGGCAAATCTTAGCAAAACCGACCTCTCTCAGGCAAGCCTCAATAAAGCAAGCCTCATGGAGGCATCTCTCCCAGATGCTATTCTCAAAAAGGCAGATCTCCGTAAAGCTAATTTACGTTATGCTAATCTAGTAAGGGCTGACCTATCAATGGCGAACCTTGAGGAAGCAAACCTTGAAGGTGCAATTCTTATTGGTGCAAATCTCACTGATACAAACTTTAGTGAGGCAAATCTTCGAGGGGCTTCCATGGACGCGGCAAATGCCCTTGGTGCGAATATGGCTGGGGCGAAACGATAG
- a CDS encoding AEC family transporter has translation MTVFWTIFESVGVLLGLGALGFYIIGRRIMPGNVLGFLSPLALDIALPCLIFISIIKNFTLEAFPNWWAIPLWWIFFTILALALSLAGMLISQPGTRREFAISLFYQNGIFFPLAIITGLFGQDSTFLVMLFLFISFHPALFFSTYRFFFNNRTKEEVNWKRIIHPALIMTLVALIIRLLGAQRFIPGFITTQFSLIGAMALPLVMIILGGNIFMDFKEKGRIQTGEIFKFVLVKNFLFPLFFLGVLLVIRPSYPIAMIIFLQSTVPPITAIPIVTQRQGGDFAITNQFIVASYLTLLISIPLMFSLFSAYFPAP, from the coding sequence ATGACTGTTTTCTGGACAATTTTTGAATCGGTAGGTGTGCTTCTCGGCCTGGGCGCCCTTGGATTTTATATCATCGGAAGAAGGATCATGCCGGGAAACGTGCTGGGCTTTTTGTCCCCCCTGGCCCTGGATATTGCCCTGCCCTGCCTGATCTTTATCAGTATCATTAAAAATTTTACCCTGGAGGCCTTTCCCAATTGGTGGGCCATCCCCCTTTGGTGGATATTTTTCACCATCCTGGCCCTGGCCCTGAGTCTGGCAGGCATGCTCATCTCACAGCCCGGCACCCGACGTGAATTTGCCATCAGCCTATTCTACCAGAACGGTATATTCTTTCCCCTGGCCATTATTACCGGCCTTTTCGGCCAGGACAGTACCTTTCTGGTGATGCTTTTTCTCTTTATTTCATTTCACCCGGCCCTGTTTTTCAGTACCTACCGGTTTTTCTTCAACAACCGGACAAAGGAAGAGGTCAACTGGAAACGGATCATCCACCCGGCCCTTATCATGACCCTGGTTGCACTCATTATCCGGCTTTTGGGCGCCCAGCGCTTTATTCCCGGATTCATCACCACCCAATTTTCCCTCATCGGCGCCATGGCCCTTCCCTTGGTGATGATCATCCTGGGGGGTAATATCTTTATGGATTTCAAAGAAAAAGGAAGGATTCAGACAGGGGAAATTTTCAAATTCGTATTGGTAAAAAACTTTTTATTCCCCCTGTTTTTTTTGGGTGTACTATTGGTAATCAGACCATCCTATCCCATCGCCATGATCATCTTCCTCCAGAGCACGGTGCCGCCCATCACCGCCATACCCATCGTCACCCAGCGCCAGGGCGGTGATTTTGCCATCACCAACCAGTTCATTGTGGCCAGCTATCTGACCCTGCTTATCTCCATCCCCCTGATGTTTTCTCTTTTTTCCGCCTACTTTCCCGCGCCGTAA
- a CDS encoding molybdenum cofactor guanylyltransferase translates to MAYPYTGIILAGGLSTRLSGRNKAFIEINGKKIIDNTYGIFKALFQEIILVTNTPELYREWDFKIVSDIYQVRSSMTGLHAGLYHASFPFAFAVACDSPFLEPRLIEAVLSHITPETYVVVPQMPKGYEPLCAAYSKKCVKDLEDCLENETYRIVEIFDRGPTIRIPGSRLKSFDPGLRSFFNINTPGDLEKANDEQDALCPQ, encoded by the coding sequence ATGGCATATCCCTATACCGGCATCATCCTGGCAGGCGGGCTGAGCACCCGGCTCTCCGGCAGAAACAAAGCCTTTATTGAAATCAACGGTAAAAAGATTATAGACAACACCTATGGCATATTTAAGGCGCTTTTCCAGGAGATCATCCTGGTAACCAACACCCCTGAGCTGTACCGGGAATGGGATTTTAAAATTGTCTCTGATATTTACCAGGTCAGAAGTTCCATGACAGGACTGCATGCGGGCCTGTACCATGCCTCTTTTCCCTTTGCATTTGCCGTTGCCTGCGATTCCCCCTTTCTTGAGCCCCGGCTCATTGAAGCGGTGCTCTCCCACATTACCCCGGAAACCTATGTGGTGGTTCCCCAAATGCCCAAAGGATATGAGCCCCTATGCGCCGCATACTCGAAAAAATGCGTTAAAGACCTGGAGGACTGCCTTGAAAATGAAACCTACAGGATTGTTGAAATCTTTGACAGGGGGCCGACCATACGGATACCCGGGTCCCGGCTCAAATCATTCGATCCAGGCCTGCGTTCTTTTTTCAACATCAACACCCCCGGAGACCTGGAAAAAGCCAATGATGAACAAGACGCACTCTGTCCCCAATAA